GAGATATccttgcccttcttgaGTTCGGAGACGACCTTCTTAATGTTTTGTGCGACCTGTGTGGCGTCGGGGCTCTTGACAAACAGAGTGAAGAGACCAATGTTGTTGAATCTTTGCAATTTGGCAGAGTGGACCAGCGGGGCGAGGTCGGATAGAGGCGAGGTCACGTAACGGGAAAGCAGTTCGTACTCACCGAACGACTCCTTGGCGACTGGTACGGCGATGGCAGCGACAGAGTCGGCGTGGGCAAATCTGGCCCTGGTCTCACCGGAGTAGGTCTTTGGTGCCACGGAGGCCGCTAATGGACTGCCGGTAGGCAAAGAACTCAACAAGGAGTCACTCACAAACTTTTTCAAGTCGGCCTCGTTAACGCCCTGTCCGAcgatctcgatgttctcCTTGGTGTAAACCTTGTCAGCGAATGCCCTGATATCATCCAAGCTGACCGTCTCCACGCCATCGTACAAGACAGTGTTGCCCAGGCCCTTTCTGAAAGTCACGTTGTACAGCAGATCCTCAGCCTTCCTCAAAGGACAGGTCTCAGCGACCATCAGGTCATGACGGGCTGCTGGCAGAACAGTCTCCTTCAGTTCGTGTGCCTTGAAAGACGTCTTGTACAACACATTGCCTAAAGCGTTCACGTAGTATGGGAGATCCTCCTTCAGGAAAGTGGCCTTTAGAGTGATAAATTCTCTGTCTACGGTCGATTCAAACTTACCACCCAACAACTCGGACTCTCTCACCAATCTCAAAGCAGACTTACCGCTCGTGTTTTGGAAGTTGAATCTAGACAGAAGATGTGCAACACCGTCCTTTGTAGCGTAACGAGAACCACCATGCACTTTCACAGCAAGTGTGGAAATCTTGCCACTGCCGTCGGTGGCACTAACCGTATAACGTCTTAAAGCTTGTTTGGCGAATTGTAATCTGGTAGACATCTCAATCTCGTTGGTCGGACGCAATCCTGGTTCAAATCTCGTTTCAATCGAAGTATACGCTCGGCAAAGAAATCTCAATTTATCACTCCGTTACCAGCTCTTACAAAACAAGTTGGGCTCCAATGGGTCGCAACCAATCCCTCACGAACCACTCGATCCTACAGGAACTATCGGTATGCCCATTGACTGAGCTGCTCAGGCTGAGCTGAATGCTATCCAGCTGGTTCTCTCATCGTAGTTACcggtgaaaaatttcgtACTCTTTGATTGGCTCGTCGCCGGCGACGCGCGGCGCTACCATGCATAAAATTGCCAATCTATAAGCTTTAGAGTCTCAACAGCGGTGCTGTGGACTTCTTTTCTAGCCAGATTCCCGGACACGGCTGGACGTTAGTGCAGCCTCCTGGATTGAGTGACCAATTCTGCGTCCTGATTTTCCAGCGAAAGTTCTCTCGAATTTTGCCAAAAAAGAGAGCGAAACTGGGACACCAGCACGCACGCCAGCAATCTCGCTAGCCATCAGCCGTGAACGCTGATTCTTGATAGTTTCGCCTCGTCTTTACTAGTTATTTAGTGTCGTCGTGGCACGTGACTGACTGAAAAATCTTAGGCAAAGACGTCATAGAAAGTatagcgatgagctgctcatACAGGCTGATCTGCCCCAGTAGTAGCCCGCAATGGCCTCAGTTGCGCCTGTTGGAAGCACCCAAGCGTCTGCCACGCCGGCAGCTACTCCTACGCCGGCAGCGAGC
The nucleotide sequence above comes from Torulaspora globosa chromosome 6, complete sequence. Encoded proteins:
- the QCR2 gene encoding ubiquinol--cytochrome-c reductase subunit 2 (ancestral locus Anc_7.548) gives rise to the protein MSTRLQFAKQALRRYTVSATDGSGKISTLAVKVHGGSRYATKDGVAHLLSRFNFQNTSGKSALRLVRESELLGGKFESTVDREFITLKATFLKEDLPYYVNALGNVLYKTSFKAHELKETVLPAARHDLMVAETCPLRKAEDLLYNVTFRKGLGNTVLYDGVETVSLDDIRAFADKVYTKENIEIVGQGVNEADLKKFVSDSLLSSLPTGSPLAASVAPKTYSGETRARFAHADSVAAIAVPVAKESFGEYELLSRYVTSPLSDLAPLVHSAKLQRFNNIGLFTLFVKSPDATQVAQNIKKVVSELKKGKDISVAKDYAALKFALENDGAAVPAELKIDSAGTFKLDKFNYVAVGDVSNLPYADEF